A section of the Malania oleifera isolate guangnan ecotype guangnan chromosome 2, ASM2987363v1, whole genome shotgun sequence genome encodes:
- the LOC131149361 gene encoding probable WRKY transcription factor 65 codes for MMDRRFHTNPFLHDQQDDPGTSPENAPDSPLSGDDTKVSATAPSPQKSKRSVQKKRVVSVPIGDVDGSRSKGEGYPPSDSWAWRKYGQKPIKGSPYPRGYYRCSSSKGCPARKQVERSRLDPTMLLITYSFDHNHPSPPHKHHPHHHHHHHPAVAVAAAAAPTSAAASPLVLPDEDRAVFATQPDLDPDDKFTDLGDDSLLAAGEFGWFSDVASTVLESPALPGGCHVDEVAVVYPMGEEDESLFADLGELPECSVVFRRSFLEQSESGRRCSIAAPWCGGTG; via the exons ATGATGGACCGCAGATTCCACACCAACCCTTTTCTCCACGATCAGCAGGACGATCCCGGAACCTCCCCGGAAAACGCCCCCGACTCTCCCCTCTCCGGCGACGACACCAAGGTGTCTGCTACCGCGCCCTCCCCTCAAAAAAG TAAGAGGAGTGTGCAGAAGAAGAGGGTGGTGTCGGTACCAATTGGTGACGTGGACGGATCTCGGAGCAAGGGGGAGGGATACCCGCCGTCCGATTCGTGGGCCTGGAGGAAGTACGGCCAGAAGCCCATTAAAGGGTCCCCTTATCCCAG GGGATACTATCGATGCAGCAGTTCCAAGGGTTGCCCCGCCCGGAAGCAGGTCGAGAGGAGCCGCCTGGACCCCACCATGCTCCTCATCACCTACTCCTTCGATCACAACCACCCCTCGCCGCCCCACAAACACCAcccccaccaccaccaccaccaccaccctgCTGTCGCAGTCGCTGCCGCCGCCGCCCCCACCTCGGCCGCGGCTTCCCCTCTCGTCCTGCCCGACGAAGATCGCGCCGTCTTCGCGACCCAACCGGATCTCGATCCCGACGACAAGTTCACTGACCTCGGCGACGACTCGCTGCTCGCGGCCGGCGAGTTCGGGTGGTTCTCCGACGTCGCCTCCACCGTCCTCGAGAGCCCCGCTCTCCCCGGAGGCTGCCACGTGGACGAGGTGGCCGTCGTGTACCCGATGGGCGAGGAGGACGAGTCCCTGTTCGCCGACCTCGGCGAGCTGCCGGAGTGCTCGGTTGTTTTCCGGCGAAGCTTTCTGGAGCAGAGCGAGTCGGGTCGGCGGTGTAGCATTGCGGCTCCCTGGTGCGGCGGTACAGGATAA